In the genome of Patagioenas fasciata isolate bPatFas1 chromosome 12, bPatFas1.hap1, whole genome shotgun sequence, one region contains:
- the TIPIN gene encoding TIMELESS-interacting protein isoform X2, whose product MMDPLENNLFDLPDYENTEDETFPPLPPPASPGRDDAEWAQANGEPDGNQQSQTKDSAVATRRAVKRPMPKLDAQRLISERGLPALRHMFDNVKFKGKGHEAEDLKTLIRHMEHWAHRLFPKLQFEDFVDRVESLGSKKEVQMVEGKATGWIQPLKMHIPALKTWKNSLLCLAQPSRRSNSSECKRTGSWPWSAGRRRCSAAASHSTPSSPLVTQKRSLLLQLLRILLTLLKTLKLPQPK is encoded by the exons ATGATGGACCCTTTGGAGAACAACTTGTTTGATCTTCCTGATTATGAGAATACAGAAGATGAAACGTTCCCACCTCTTCCACCTCCTGCCTCTCCCGGAAGAGACGATGCTGAATGGGCTCAAGCAAACGGAG AACCAGATGGAAACCAGCAGTCACAAACGAAGGATTCTGCTGTAGCTACACGGAGAGCAGTTAAACGACCGATGCCTAAACTGGATGCCCAGAG GTTAATTTCAGAAAGAGGACTTCCAGCCCTGAGACACATGTTTGACAATGTAAAATTCAAGGGTAAGGGGCATGAG GCAGAAGACCTGAAGACCCTCATACGACATATGGAACACTGGGCTCATAGACTATTTCCAAAATTGCAATTTGAGGATTTTGTTGACAGAGTAGAGTCTTTGGGAAGCAAGAAGGAAGTTCAG ATGGTGGAGGGGAAAGCAACGGGCTGGATACAGCCACTGAAGATGCACATTCCTGCTCTGAAAACGTGGAAGAATTCACTTCTCTGCCTGGCACAACCCTCACGGAGGAGCAACAGCAGCGAATGCAAAAGAACAGGCAGCTGGCCCTGGAGCGCAGGCAGGCGAAGATGCAGTGCGGCAGCCAGCCACAGCACACCG aGCTCCCCATTAGTTACTCAGAAGAGGAGTTTACTACTCCAGTTGCTCAGGATCCTTCTGACCTTATTGAAGACACTCAAGTTACCACAACCAAAGTAG
- the TIPIN gene encoding TIMELESS-interacting protein isoform X1, giving the protein MMDPLENNLFDLPDYENTEDETFPPLPPPASPGRDDAEWAQANGEPDGNQQSQTKDSAVATRRAVKRPMPKLDAQRLISERGLPALRHMFDNVKFKGKGHEAEDLKTLIRHMEHWAHRLFPKLQFEDFVDRVESLGSKKEVQTCLKRIRLDLPILHKDFASNEDGGGESNGLDTATEDAHSCSENVEEFTSLPGTTLTEEQQQRMQKNRQLALERRQAKMQCGSQPQHTELPISYSEEEFTTPVAQDPSDLIEDTQVTTTKVAVTEAEAGELECASEKQ; this is encoded by the exons ATGATGGACCCTTTGGAGAACAACTTGTTTGATCTTCCTGATTATGAGAATACAGAAGATGAAACGTTCCCACCTCTTCCACCTCCTGCCTCTCCCGGAAGAGACGATGCTGAATGGGCTCAAGCAAACGGAG AACCAGATGGAAACCAGCAGTCACAAACGAAGGATTCTGCTGTAGCTACACGGAGAGCAGTTAAACGACCGATGCCTAAACTGGATGCCCAGAG GTTAATTTCAGAAAGAGGACTTCCAGCCCTGAGACACATGTTTGACAATGTAAAATTCAAGGGTAAGGGGCATGAG GCAGAAGACCTGAAGACCCTCATACGACATATGGAACACTGGGCTCATAGACTATTTCCAAAATTGCAATTTGAGGATTTTGTTGACAGAGTAGAGTCTTTGGGAAGCAAGAAGGAAGTTCAG ACCTGCCTAAAGCGAATTAGACTTGATCTTCCTATTTTACACAAAGACTTCGCAAGCAATGAAG ATGGTGGAGGGGAAAGCAACGGGCTGGATACAGCCACTGAAGATGCACATTCCTGCTCTGAAAACGTGGAAGAATTCACTTCTCTGCCTGGCACAACCCTCACGGAGGAGCAACAGCAGCGAATGCAAAAGAACAGGCAGCTGGCCCTGGAGCGCAGGCAGGCGAAGATGCAGTGCGGCAGCCAGCCACAGCACACCG aGCTCCCCATTAGTTACTCAGAAGAGGAGTTTACTACTCCAGTTGCTCAGGATCCTTCTGACCTTATTGAAGACACTCAAGTTACCACAACCAAAGTAGCTGTTACAGAAGCTGAAGCTGGAGAATTGGAATGTGCCAgcgaaaagcagtga
- the DIS3L gene encoding DIS3-like exonuclease 1 isoform X1, which yields MLRTEKVLQLRGQHGRSVRVVREHYLRPDVPCRSGLCPAACPRDGKLLSDDVTHYVVPDCKVVQDYLEILEFPELKGVIFMQTACQAVQHQKGRRQYNKLRNLVKDARHDCIVFANEFHQHSYLPREKGESVEKWQTRSIYNAAVWYYNHCLGQMPVVMVTEDEDAIGQYGNETEGVFVISFKNYLDNFWPDLKAAHELFDSILQARRERESESQENSGKEYPEHLPGEILEAGIKSGRYIQGTLNVNKHRAQLEAFVRLQGFGSKETELQSDILIYGAKARNRAIHGDVVAVELLPPQEWKGRTVALCENETEDKAPADTTGDPMPTGKVVGIIQKNWRDYVVTFPSKEESQSQGRNAQKVLVTPWDYRIPKIRISTQQAEALQDYRVVVRIDSWESTSVYPNGHFVRVLGKIGDLEGEIAAILVENSICVAPFSEIQMSEMPVSSSTNPWKVNPEEEKNRLDLRDTHLIFSIDPKGCEDVDDALSIRSLPSGNLELGVHIADVTHFVAANSYTDVEARARATTYYLADRRYDMLPSVLSADICSLLSGLDRYAVSVLWELEKESYEVLRVCYNKTIIRSAYKLAYETAQGLLDGDTSAVGDIPELKNLDERTREKKLAELVWAISKLTDIARHVRAKRDSCGALELEGVEIRVQLDDQHNIHDLIPKQPLEVHETVAECMILANHWVAKKISENFPHQALLRQHPPPRQEFFTELRECASSKGFSIDTRSNKALAESLNKAHDPQDLIVNKLLRSMATHAMSNALYFSTGSCPEEEFHHYGLALEKYTHFTSPIRRYADIVVHRLLMAATLKDTKGDIKENVFSNKDLEELCRHINNRNRAAQHAEKQSTELFQCMYFKDKTPETDERCIADGVIYSIRTNGVLVFVPRYGIKAAAYMKNKEGLVISCQGDRSCEWKPGSLHRFQDKITSTTTTGESITLSLFDHITVKILVQTSRCHADTIKLEIIRNAPYQAPATEVSQKNFHVVKSELVKAVSQSAEAAQRAQENARAEVMAEDYQEYCQSKGRSLYQLLEEIRELALLDVSADIRT from the exons ATGCTCCGCACGGAGAAGGTGCTGCAGCTGCGGGGCCAGCACGGCCGCTCGGTGCGCGTGGTGCGGGAGCACTACCTGCGGCCCGACGTGCCGTGCCGGAGCGGTCTGTGCCCGGCCGCCTGCCCGCGCG ATGGCAAATTGTTATCAGATGATGTTACACATTATGTTGTCCCTGACTGCAAGGTTGTTCAAGATTACCTTGAGATTCTCGAGTTTCCGGAGCTGAAAGGGGTTATTTTCATGCAAACAGCATGTCAAGCTGTGCAACATCAGAAGGGACGCAG ACAATACAACAAGTTACGAAATCTAGTAAAGGATGCCCGTCATGACTGTATTGTGTTTGCTAATGAATTCCACCAGCATTCTTATTTGCCAAGAGAGAAGGGAGAATCTGTGGAGAAGTGGCAGACCAG GAGTATTTACAATGCAGCAGTCTGGTATTATAATCACTGCTTGGGTCAGATGCCAGTTGTTATGGTAACAGAAGATGAAGATGCTATTGGGCAGTATGGAAATGAAACAGAAGGAGTGTTTGTGATTTCCTTCAAG AATTACTTGGATAACTTTTGGCCTGACTTAAAGGCTGCCCATGAACTCTTTGACTCTATACTTCAAGCTCGCCGTGAACGGGAGAGTGAAAGCCAAGAAAACAGCGGAAAAGAATATCCTGAGCATTTACCTGGGGAAATATTGGAGGCCGGAATCAAATCTGGAAGATACATACAG GGAACGCTGAATGTCAATAAGCACAGAGCACAACTGGAAGCTTTTGTTCGACTTCAGGGATTTGGCAGCAAAGAAACAG aaCTTCAAAGTGACATCCTCATTTATGGGGCCAAAGCTCGAAATCGTGCAATCCATGGTGATGTGGTAGCTGTTGAGTTACTGCCTCCGCAGGAATGGAAAGGACGGACCGTTGCCCTTTGTGAAAATGAGACTGAGGACAAAGCACCTGCAGACACCACTGGTGACCCAATGCCCACAG GTAAAGTTGTTGGAATCATTCAGAAGAACTGGAGGGATTACGTGGTCACTTTCCCCTCTAAAGAAGAGAGCCAGTCCCAGGGCAGGAACGCTCAGAAAGTCCTTGTTACACCCTGGGACTACCGAATTCCCAAAATCCGCATCAGTACTCAGCAGGCTGAAGCATTACAG GATTACAGGGTTGTCGTGCGTATTGATTCTTGGGAATCAACATCTGTATATCCCAATGGACACTTTGTGAGAGTTCTAGGAAAAATCGGAGATCTCGAGGGGGAAATTGCAGCTATTCTGGTGGAGAACAGCATTTGTGTTGCTCCTTTCTCAGAAATCCAG ATGagtgaaatgcctgtgagttcttcaacGAATCCATGGAAAGTGAatccagaggaggaaaaaaatcgtCTCGACTTGAGAGATACGCACTTGATCTTCAGCATTGACCCAAAGGGCTGCGAGGATGTGGATGATGCACTCTCCATTAGATCTCTGCCTAGTGGGAACCTGGAACTGGGTGTCCACATTGCAGATGTCACCCACTTCGTGGCAGCAAATTCTTACACTGATGTTGAGGCCAGAGCAag GGCAACAACTTATTATTTAGCGGATCGTCGCTATGACATGCTGCCCTCCGTCCTGAGCGCTGACATCTGCTCTCTTCTCAGTGGACTTGATAG GTATGCTGTAAGCGTCTTGTGGGAATTAGAAAAGGAATCATACGAAGTGCTGAGAGTCTGCTACAACAAAACCATCATTCGGTCTGCGTACAAGCTGGCTTATGAAACGGCACAGGGATTATTAGATGGAGACACAAGTGCTGTTGGTGATATCCCAGAATTGAAAAACCTGGATGAAAGAACTAGAGAGAAGAAGCTGGCTGAACTGGTCTGGGCGATATCAAAACTCACTGATATAGCGCGACATGTTAGAGCCAAGCGGGACAGCTGTGGGGCTCTGGAACTGGAAGGGGTAGAAATCCGAGTGCAGCTGGATGATCAACATAATATCCATGATCTCATCCCCAAGCAGCCGCTGGAGGTGCACGAGACGGTCGCGGAATGTATGATTCTTGCCAACCACTGGGTGGCAAAAAAGATTTCAGAAAATTTTCCTCATCAAGCTTTGTTGCGTCAACACCCTCCACCACGACAGGAATTTTTTACTGAACTTCGAGAGTGTGCCAGTTCCAAAGGTTTCTCAATAGACACACG GTCTAATAAAGCATTGGCAGAATCCCTGAATAAAGCACATGACCCACAGGATCTAATTGTCAATAAGCTGCTGAGATCCATGGCCACTCATGCCATGTCTAACGCCTTGTACTTCTCAACCGGCTCTTGTCCTGAGGAAGAGTTTCATCATTATG GACTTGCCTTGGAGAAGTACACTCATTTCACATCACCAATTAGAAGATACGCTGATATTGTTGTCCACAGACTCCTGATGGCAGCGACTCTGAAGGACACTAAAGGAGATATTAAGGAAAATGTATTCAGTAATAAGGATCTTGAGGAATTGTGCAGACACATTAATAACAGAAACCGG GCGGCCCAGCATGCTGAGAAGCAATCTACCGAGCTCTTCCAGTGCATGTACTTCAAAGACAAAACCCCAGAAACAGATGAGCGCTGCATAGCAGATGGGGTGATTTACTCGATTCGAACAAACGGTGTGCTTGTTTTTGTACCAAG atacggaatcAAAGCTGCTGCATATATGAAAAACAAAGAAGGCTTAGTCATCTCCTGTCAAGGTGACAGGAGCTGCGAGTGGAAGCCTGGGTCACTGCATCGCTTTCAGGATAAAATTACTTCCACTACAACTACTGGAGAATCCATTACTTTAAGCCTTTTTGATCATATTACA GTAAAAATACTTGTGCAGACTTCCCGCTGCCATGCTGATACAATCAAGCTTGAAATAATCAGGAACGCGCCGTACCAGGCTCCCGCCACAGAAGTTTCCCAGAAGAATTTTCACGTGGTGAAATCTGAGTTGGTAAAAGCCGTCAGCCAGTCGGCAGAGGCAGCCCAGCGCGCCCAAGAAAACGCAAGAGCTGAAGTGATGGCTGAAGACTACCAGGAGTACTGCCAGAGCAAGGGCAGGAgtctgtaccagctgctggaggagATCAGGGAGTTGGCGCTGTTAGATGTTTCGGCTGACATTAGAACCTGA
- the DIS3L gene encoding DIS3-like exonuclease 1 isoform X2 — MQTACQAVQHQKGRRQYNKLRNLVKDARHDCIVFANEFHQHSYLPREKGESVEKWQTRSIYNAAVWYYNHCLGQMPVVMVTEDEDAIGQYGNETEGVFVISFKNYLDNFWPDLKAAHELFDSILQARRERESESQENSGKEYPEHLPGEILEAGIKSGRYIQGTLNVNKHRAQLEAFVRLQGFGSKETELQSDILIYGAKARNRAIHGDVVAVELLPPQEWKGRTVALCENETEDKAPADTTGDPMPTGKVVGIIQKNWRDYVVTFPSKEESQSQGRNAQKVLVTPWDYRIPKIRISTQQAEALQDYRVVVRIDSWESTSVYPNGHFVRVLGKIGDLEGEIAAILVENSICVAPFSEIQMSEMPVSSSTNPWKVNPEEEKNRLDLRDTHLIFSIDPKGCEDVDDALSIRSLPSGNLELGVHIADVTHFVAANSYTDVEARARATTYYLADRRYDMLPSVLSADICSLLSGLDRYAVSVLWELEKESYEVLRVCYNKTIIRSAYKLAYETAQGLLDGDTSAVGDIPELKNLDERTREKKLAELVWAISKLTDIARHVRAKRDSCGALELEGVEIRVQLDDQHNIHDLIPKQPLEVHETVAECMILANHWVAKKISENFPHQALLRQHPPPRQEFFTELRECASSKGFSIDTRSNKALAESLNKAHDPQDLIVNKLLRSMATHAMSNALYFSTGSCPEEEFHHYGLALEKYTHFTSPIRRYADIVVHRLLMAATLKDTKGDIKENVFSNKDLEELCRHINNRNRAAQHAEKQSTELFQCMYFKDKTPETDERCIADGVIYSIRTNGVLVFVPRYGIKAAAYMKNKEGLVISCQGDRSCEWKPGSLHRFQDKITSTTTTGESITLSLFDHITVKILVQTSRCHADTIKLEIIRNAPYQAPATEVSQKNFHVVKSELVKAVSQSAEAAQRAQENARAEVMAEDYQEYCQSKGRSLYQLLEEIRELALLDVSADIRT, encoded by the exons ATGCAAACAGCATGTCAAGCTGTGCAACATCAGAAGGGACGCAG ACAATACAACAAGTTACGAAATCTAGTAAAGGATGCCCGTCATGACTGTATTGTGTTTGCTAATGAATTCCACCAGCATTCTTATTTGCCAAGAGAGAAGGGAGAATCTGTGGAGAAGTGGCAGACCAG GAGTATTTACAATGCAGCAGTCTGGTATTATAATCACTGCTTGGGTCAGATGCCAGTTGTTATGGTAACAGAAGATGAAGATGCTATTGGGCAGTATGGAAATGAAACAGAAGGAGTGTTTGTGATTTCCTTCAAG AATTACTTGGATAACTTTTGGCCTGACTTAAAGGCTGCCCATGAACTCTTTGACTCTATACTTCAAGCTCGCCGTGAACGGGAGAGTGAAAGCCAAGAAAACAGCGGAAAAGAATATCCTGAGCATTTACCTGGGGAAATATTGGAGGCCGGAATCAAATCTGGAAGATACATACAG GGAACGCTGAATGTCAATAAGCACAGAGCACAACTGGAAGCTTTTGTTCGACTTCAGGGATTTGGCAGCAAAGAAACAG aaCTTCAAAGTGACATCCTCATTTATGGGGCCAAAGCTCGAAATCGTGCAATCCATGGTGATGTGGTAGCTGTTGAGTTACTGCCTCCGCAGGAATGGAAAGGACGGACCGTTGCCCTTTGTGAAAATGAGACTGAGGACAAAGCACCTGCAGACACCACTGGTGACCCAATGCCCACAG GTAAAGTTGTTGGAATCATTCAGAAGAACTGGAGGGATTACGTGGTCACTTTCCCCTCTAAAGAAGAGAGCCAGTCCCAGGGCAGGAACGCTCAGAAAGTCCTTGTTACACCCTGGGACTACCGAATTCCCAAAATCCGCATCAGTACTCAGCAGGCTGAAGCATTACAG GATTACAGGGTTGTCGTGCGTATTGATTCTTGGGAATCAACATCTGTATATCCCAATGGACACTTTGTGAGAGTTCTAGGAAAAATCGGAGATCTCGAGGGGGAAATTGCAGCTATTCTGGTGGAGAACAGCATTTGTGTTGCTCCTTTCTCAGAAATCCAG ATGagtgaaatgcctgtgagttcttcaacGAATCCATGGAAAGTGAatccagaggaggaaaaaaatcgtCTCGACTTGAGAGATACGCACTTGATCTTCAGCATTGACCCAAAGGGCTGCGAGGATGTGGATGATGCACTCTCCATTAGATCTCTGCCTAGTGGGAACCTGGAACTGGGTGTCCACATTGCAGATGTCACCCACTTCGTGGCAGCAAATTCTTACACTGATGTTGAGGCCAGAGCAag GGCAACAACTTATTATTTAGCGGATCGTCGCTATGACATGCTGCCCTCCGTCCTGAGCGCTGACATCTGCTCTCTTCTCAGTGGACTTGATAG GTATGCTGTAAGCGTCTTGTGGGAATTAGAAAAGGAATCATACGAAGTGCTGAGAGTCTGCTACAACAAAACCATCATTCGGTCTGCGTACAAGCTGGCTTATGAAACGGCACAGGGATTATTAGATGGAGACACAAGTGCTGTTGGTGATATCCCAGAATTGAAAAACCTGGATGAAAGAACTAGAGAGAAGAAGCTGGCTGAACTGGTCTGGGCGATATCAAAACTCACTGATATAGCGCGACATGTTAGAGCCAAGCGGGACAGCTGTGGGGCTCTGGAACTGGAAGGGGTAGAAATCCGAGTGCAGCTGGATGATCAACATAATATCCATGATCTCATCCCCAAGCAGCCGCTGGAGGTGCACGAGACGGTCGCGGAATGTATGATTCTTGCCAACCACTGGGTGGCAAAAAAGATTTCAGAAAATTTTCCTCATCAAGCTTTGTTGCGTCAACACCCTCCACCACGACAGGAATTTTTTACTGAACTTCGAGAGTGTGCCAGTTCCAAAGGTTTCTCAATAGACACACG GTCTAATAAAGCATTGGCAGAATCCCTGAATAAAGCACATGACCCACAGGATCTAATTGTCAATAAGCTGCTGAGATCCATGGCCACTCATGCCATGTCTAACGCCTTGTACTTCTCAACCGGCTCTTGTCCTGAGGAAGAGTTTCATCATTATG GACTTGCCTTGGAGAAGTACACTCATTTCACATCACCAATTAGAAGATACGCTGATATTGTTGTCCACAGACTCCTGATGGCAGCGACTCTGAAGGACACTAAAGGAGATATTAAGGAAAATGTATTCAGTAATAAGGATCTTGAGGAATTGTGCAGACACATTAATAACAGAAACCGG GCGGCCCAGCATGCTGAGAAGCAATCTACCGAGCTCTTCCAGTGCATGTACTTCAAAGACAAAACCCCAGAAACAGATGAGCGCTGCATAGCAGATGGGGTGATTTACTCGATTCGAACAAACGGTGTGCTTGTTTTTGTACCAAG atacggaatcAAAGCTGCTGCATATATGAAAAACAAAGAAGGCTTAGTCATCTCCTGTCAAGGTGACAGGAGCTGCGAGTGGAAGCCTGGGTCACTGCATCGCTTTCAGGATAAAATTACTTCCACTACAACTACTGGAGAATCCATTACTTTAAGCCTTTTTGATCATATTACA GTAAAAATACTTGTGCAGACTTCCCGCTGCCATGCTGATACAATCAAGCTTGAAATAATCAGGAACGCGCCGTACCAGGCTCCCGCCACAGAAGTTTCCCAGAAGAATTTTCACGTGGTGAAATCTGAGTTGGTAAAAGCCGTCAGCCAGTCGGCAGAGGCAGCCCAGCGCGCCCAAGAAAACGCAAGAGCTGAAGTGATGGCTGAAGACTACCAGGAGTACTGCCAGAGCAAGGGCAGGAgtctgtaccagctgctggaggagATCAGGGAGTTGGCGCTGTTAGATGTTTCGGCTGACATTAGAACCTGA